A genome region from Cucumis sativus cultivar 9930 chromosome 4, Cucumber_9930_V3, whole genome shotgun sequence includes the following:
- the LOC101203429 gene encoding proteinaceous RNase P 2 produces the protein MDSTGSAKARKKSKNQSPEVKFQLDLTDCSRRKDLLSAITLCETAVSEKLKFNQQHFNTLLYLCSTAISDPSLKESAVSFGFRVYNLLQSIGVIPNEATVTAVARLAAAKRDGDSAFELVKTIGKYKVTPRLRTYDPALICFCENLEVDKAYEVEQHMNSAGVELEEPQISALLKLSSDTGKEDKVYEYLHKLRRFVKCVSESTAKIIEGWFCSEKASDIGESTMDIGLIREAILSNGGGWHGKGWIGKGNWVVKRTNVYSSGKCCCCAQQLVGVDISCAETENFAQSLAALAIEREAQPNFISFQEWLEVHNHCDAIVDGANVGLYQQNFADSGFNLSQVEAVVKELCKMSGGKWPLVLWHNKRTRASLDNSSHRKVVEEWIDKGVLYSTPIGSNDDWYWLYAAVKLKCLLVTNDEMRDHIFELLGNDLFLRWKEKHQIRYTFVKGQLRLEMPPPYSVVIQESETGSWHVPIAANDSELERTWLCVTRPGVSAASDVAVNGETCENIEAQGSCASMSVKLLDSSVARKRKERPSSTS, from the exons ATGGATTCCACTGGCTCTGCCAAAGCAAGGAAGAAATCCAAGAACCAATCCCCTGAAGTCAAGTTCCAGTTAGACCTCACTGACTGTTCGAGGAGGAAAGATTTACTTTCGGCCATAACTCTCTGCGAAACTGCAGTTTCGGAGAAGTTGAAATTCAATCAGCAGCACTTTAATACTCTCCTCTACCTGTGTTCTACCGCTATTTCTGACCCGTCCTTGAAAGAATCTGCCGTAAGTTTTGGGTTTCGTGTATATAATCTCTTGCAATCCATTGGTGTTATTCCCAATGAAGCTACAGTCACTGCTGTTGCAAGGCTCGCCGCAGCAAAAAGGGACGGCGATTCTGCATTTGAATTGGTGAAAACAATTGGGAAATATAAAGTTACGCCCAGGTTGCGCACTTATGATCCTGCATTGATTTGTTTCTGTGAGAATTTGGAGGTGGATAAGGCTTATGAGGTGGAACAACACATGAATTCTGCTGGGGTGGAGTTAGAGGAACCTCAAATTTCTGCCCTTTTGAAGCTGAGTTCAGACACAGGAAAAGAGGATAAAGTGTACGAGTATTTGCACAAATTAAGACGTTTTGTGAAGTGTGTTAGTGAGTCTACTGCAAAGATAATTGAAGGTTGGTTTTGTAGTGAAAAGGCCTCTGATATTGGTGAATCGACTATGGATATCGGTCTGATTAGGGAAGCAATTTTAAGTAATGGAGGGGGTTGGCATGGAAAGGGGTGGATTGGTAAGGGAAATTGGGTGGTGAAAAGAACAAATGTTTATTCCAGTGGCAAATGCTGTTGTTGTGCTCAACAATTGGTTGGTGTCGATATTAGTTGTGCTGAGACTGAAAATTTTGCTCAGTCTTTGGCTGCTCTCGCCATTGAAAGAGAGGCTCAACCGAATTTTATAAGCTTTCAG gAATGGTTAGAAGTACATAATCATTGTGATGCTATTGTTGATGGAGCAAATGTTGGCCTCTACCAACAGAATTTTGCAGATTCTGGATTTAATCTTTCTCAg GTTGAGGCCGTTGTCAAAGAATTATGTAAGATGAGCGGGGGGAAATGGCCATTAGTTCTCTGGCACAATAAACGCACCAGGGCTTCATTGGATAATTCTTCACATAGAAAAGTTGTCGAGGAATGGATAGACAAAGGTGTTCTTTATTCTACGCCCATTGGCTCAAACGACGATTG GTATTGGCTTTATGCCGCTGTAAAATTGAAGTGCTTACTTGTCACAAATGATGAGATGCGAGATCatatttttgaacttttgggAAACGACTTATTTCTCAGGTGGAAGGAGAAACATCAA ATTCGTTACACTTTTGTTAAGGGTCAACTGAGACTTGAAATGCCTCCCCCTTATTCTGTTGTAATTCAG GAGTCAGAAACGGGATCTTGGCATGTTCCAATTGCAGCCAACGACTCCGAACTGGAACGAACTTGGTTGTGTGTTACCAGGCCAGGTGTTTCTGCAGCCTCGGATGTGGCGGTGAATGGTGAAACTTGTGAAAATATTGAGGCTCAAGGGTCATGTGCATCAATGAGCGTTAAACTGCTGGATTCGTCGGTAGCacgtaaaagaaaagaaaggccCTCATCCACTTCCTAG
- the LOC101203362 gene encoding 60S ribosomal protein L35a-1: protein MVKGRQGERIRLYVRGTVLGYKRSKSNQYPRTSLIQIEGVNTREEVAWYAGKRLAYIYKAKVKQNGTHYRCIWGKVSRPHGNSGIVRAKFKSNLPPKSMGDKIRVFMYPSNI, encoded by the exons ATGGTGAAGGGAAGGCAGGGAGAACGAATCAG ACTCTACGTCAGAGGAACGGTTCTTGGATACAAGAG GTCGAAATCTAATCAGTATCCAAGAACATCCCTGATTCAAATTGAAGGAGTGAACACCAGGGAAGAGGTCGCGTGGTATGCTGGAAAGCGCTTGGCATACATTTACAAGGCCAAAGTGAAGCAAAATGGAACTCACTACCGATGCATTTGGGGCAAGGTTTCCAGGCCTCATGGTAACAGTGGCATTGTTCGAGCTAAGTTCAAGTCAAACTTGCCCCCAAAATCCATG GGTGACAAAATTAGGGTATTTATGTATCCCAGCAATATATGA